Proteins encoded within one genomic window of Amorphoplanes friuliensis DSM 7358:
- a CDS encoding putative bifunctional diguanylate cyclase/phosphodiesterase, producing MQPWTRTDATVAQYHARQVRLDLWIIAALTAMGAIRIQVAWEPQYRWALVPLGLAFVALGVGANLPLARLLARPAVQRFLPAGYAAALVFLFAFTVVDSEALAIYPAGAMVIVMAASALFRPRTILGLGLLGLAGYFGLAAVVAQPSTVLVVSLSMILSVVVGLCVLTAHNRGLQDTQRTAAERRTEALLENGSDAVLAVADGHIRFASSSTGRILGHDAGSFTVGTLMDMTHPDDVAEATRWVQELRAAAPGHTSRRESRCRHADGRWITVEVIGTNRVHDPDLGVIVLTIRDVSAQKALEGELTRQAFEDSLTGLPNRALLGDRMNHAVARNLRNGGRVELLLVDLDDFKKVNDTLGHAAGDELIRVIATRMGACIRPSDTLARLGGDEFALLVEGLDDLELATLAERILEVVRLPVRVGNRDLVTTASIGIASAKVTGTVAETETHELLRDADLAMYAAKTAGRDRYVIFDESMYADALQEAEARLSLEQALADNEFVVFYQPIVDLPSGDLIGVEALVRRLHPELGLLGPDTFIPLAEKTGLIVPLGQWILTTACTQAAAWHRDVPGAERLRVSINLSARQFQDTDLVQDVAEALRTSGIEASRVVLEITESLLMQDTDATISTLRRLRELGVQIAIDDFGTGYSSLSYLRRFPIDILKIDKAFIDGIATDPDDATLAEAVVHLGQALRLQTVAEGIENADQHTLLSDLGCTYGQGFLFARPAASAEIEALLRHPADAAVNWWPSN from the coding sequence GTGCAGCCCTGGACCCGGACCGACGCCACCGTCGCGCAATATCACGCGCGGCAGGTGCGGCTCGATCTGTGGATCATCGCCGCGCTGACCGCGATGGGTGCCATCCGGATCCAGGTGGCCTGGGAGCCGCAGTACCGGTGGGCCCTGGTGCCGCTCGGGCTCGCTTTTGTGGCTCTGGGCGTCGGTGCGAACCTGCCGCTGGCCCGCCTGCTGGCCCGGCCGGCCGTCCAGCGGTTCCTGCCCGCCGGGTACGCAGCCGCCCTGGTATTCCTCTTCGCCTTCACCGTGGTCGACAGCGAGGCGCTGGCGATCTATCCGGCCGGGGCGATGGTGATCGTCATGGCGGCGTCCGCGCTGTTCCGGCCGCGGACCATCCTCGGTCTGGGGCTCCTGGGGCTGGCGGGGTACTTCGGCCTGGCCGCCGTCGTGGCGCAGCCGAGCACGGTGCTGGTGGTGTCGCTGTCGATGATCCTGTCGGTGGTCGTCGGGCTGTGTGTGCTGACCGCGCACAACCGGGGACTGCAGGACACACAGCGGACCGCCGCCGAGCGCCGGACCGAGGCGTTGCTGGAGAACGGCTCCGACGCGGTGCTCGCGGTGGCCGACGGGCACATCCGCTTCGCCAGCTCGTCGACCGGGCGCATCCTGGGCCACGACGCCGGGAGTTTCACCGTCGGCACGCTGATGGACATGACCCACCCCGACGACGTCGCCGAGGCCACCCGCTGGGTTCAGGAACTGCGGGCGGCCGCACCGGGCCACACGTCGCGCCGCGAGTCCCGCTGCCGGCACGCCGACGGCCGGTGGATCACCGTCGAGGTGATCGGCACCAACCGCGTGCACGACCCGGACCTCGGTGTCATCGTGCTGACCATCCGCGACGTCAGCGCGCAGAAGGCCCTCGAGGGTGAGCTCACCCGGCAGGCGTTCGAGGACTCGCTGACCGGGCTGCCCAACCGGGCGCTGCTCGGCGACCGGATGAACCACGCGGTCGCCCGCAACCTGCGCAACGGCGGCCGGGTCGAGCTGCTGCTGGTCGACCTGGACGACTTCAAGAAGGTCAACGACACCCTCGGCCACGCGGCCGGTGACGAGCTGATCCGCGTGATCGCCACGCGGATGGGCGCCTGCATCCGGCCGTCGGACACCCTGGCCCGGCTCGGTGGTGACGAGTTCGCCCTCCTCGTCGAGGGCCTCGACGACCTCGAACTGGCCACGCTCGCCGAACGGATCCTCGAGGTCGTCCGTCTTCCCGTACGCGTGGGGAACCGCGATCTGGTCACCACCGCGAGCATCGGCATCGCCTCGGCGAAGGTCACCGGCACGGTGGCCGAGACCGAGACCCACGAGCTGCTCCGCGACGCCGACCTGGCCATGTACGCCGCCAAGACCGCCGGCCGCGACCGCTACGTGATCTTCGACGAGTCGATGTACGCGGACGCCCTCCAGGAGGCCGAGGCGCGCCTGAGCCTCGAACAGGCGCTCGCCGACAACGAGTTCGTCGTCTTCTACCAGCCGATCGTGGACCTGCCGTCCGGTGACCTCATCGGCGTCGAGGCCCTGGTCCGCCGGCTGCACCCCGAGCTGGGACTGCTCGGCCCGGACACGTTCATCCCGCTGGCGGAGAAGACCGGCCTGATCGTGCCGCTCGGTCAGTGGATCCTGACGACGGCGTGCACCCAGGCCGCCGCGTGGCACCGCGACGTGCCCGGCGCGGAACGGCTGCGGGTCAGCATCAACCTGTCGGCCCGCCAGTTCCAGGACACCGACCTCGTCCAGGACGTGGCCGAGGCGCTGCGCACGTCGGGCATCGAGGCGTCCCGGGTGGTCCTGGAGATCACCGAGTCGCTGCTGATGCAGGACACCGACGCGACGATCAGCACGCTGCGGCGGCTGCGTGAGCTCGGCGTCCAGATCGCGATCGACGACTTCGGCACCGGGTACTCGTCCCTGTCCTACCTGCGGCGGTTCCCGATCGACATCCTGAAGATCGACAAGGCCTTCATCGACGGCATCGCGACCGACCCCGACGACGCGACGCTGGCCGAGGCGGTCGTGCATCTGGGCCAGGCACTGCGCCTGCAGACGGTAGCCGAGGGCATCGAGAACGCCGACCAGCACACCCTGCTGAGCGACCTCGGCTGCACGTACGGCCAGGGTTTCCTCTTCGCCCGCCCGGCGGCCTCCGCCGAGATCGAAGCCCTGTTGCGCCACCCGGCCGACGCCGCGGTCAACTGGTGGCCCAGCAATTGA